The following are encoded together in the Parambassis ranga chromosome 20, fParRan2.1, whole genome shotgun sequence genome:
- the LOC114453610 gene encoding immunoglobulin lambda-1 light chain-like: MGVLCSSCWFGISCIRASLLCEFTRGNMLLLPAAALCCLCSALVTMAADLIQDDVTLTRRVNKSVSFSCEKVQQCINIYVYWYQKKDKDTFRVIFDINRNSGKIDKTYSTHPQKDDFSALNTQKGWELEIKTVKEDHSATYYCSCRCDVWTIGPGTKLIVTEQQVVKPVVSMYPAASTGHPEGSSSLLCLASAMVPPLVRFSWKRQKENGLLEELPPTEGEQLELRETECSAAILFIQQHNSTYKYSCYVNHEGGTVEAQTQQASASFGGHSLRSLRRIRW, translated from the exons ATGGGAGTTTTGTGCAGCTCGTGCTGGTTTGGCATCAGCTGCATCCgagcgtcacttctctgtgagttcaccagaggaaacatgcttctcctgccggctgctgctctttgctgtctgtgttcag cgctggttaccatggcagcagatctgattcaggatgatgtcacactgaccAGGAGAGTCAACAAGAGTGTCTCCTTCAGCTGTGAGAAGGTGCAACAGTGTATCAACATTTATGTGTActggtaccagaagaaagacaagGACACATTCAGAGTGATTTTTGATATTAATAGGAACAGTGGTAAAATTGATAAAACTTACAGCACtcatcctcagaaagatgatttctcagcttTAAATACACAGAAGGGCTGGGAGTTGGAGAtcaagacagttaaagaggatcattcagccacctactacTGCTCCTGTCGG TGTGACGTGTGGACCAttggtcctggaactaaactgatagtaacag agcagcaggtggtgaagCCTGTGGTAAGCATGTACCCAGCAGCATCCACAGGCCATCCTGAAGGGAGCAGCTCCCTgctctgtctggcctcagccatGGTTCCTCCTCTGGTCCGCTTCTCCTGGAAACGACAGAAGGAGAACGGCTTGCTGGAGGAGCTGCCTCCTactgagggagagcagctggagctcagagagacGGAATGCAGCGCCGCCATCTTGTTCATCCAGCAGCACAACAGCACGTATAAGTACAGCTGCTACGTCAACCACGAGGGGGGCACAGTGGAGGCCCAAACACAGCAAG cgtctgcatccttcggaggacacAGCCTACGCAGTCTCCGGAGGATCCgctggtaa